A stretch of the Aegilops tauschii subsp. strangulata cultivar AL8/78 chromosome 4, Aet v6.0, whole genome shotgun sequence genome encodes the following:
- the LOC109757385 gene encoding O-fucosyltransferase 9 has translation MMLRGMGFDNTTFLYVASGKIYNAAKYMGPLRRMFPLLQTKDTLALSEELAEFEGYSSRLAALDYTVCVQSEVFVTTQGGNFPHFLMGHRRYLLGGNAKTIKPDKRKLVLSFDDPNIRWSRFKHHMLEILHHSDIRGIAFRKPNDSIYTFPMPDCMCQQDGI, from the exons ATGATGCTGCGAGGCATGGGGTTTGACAATACAACCTTCCTCTACGTTGCCTCCGGTAAAATATACAATGCTGCAAAATACATGGGTCCCCTTCGCCGGATGTTCCCTCTTTTACAAACCAAGGACACTCTTgcattgtctgaagagcttgctGAGTTTGAG GGGTACTCTTCTCGGTTAGCAGCATTAGATTACACCGTCTGTGTTCAGAGCGAAGTGTTTGTGACGACTCAAGGGGGGAACTTCCCTCACTTTTTGATGGGACACAGGCGTTACCTGTTAGGAGGGAATGCAAAGACAATAAAACCCGACAAACGGAAGCTGGTCTTATCTTTTGACGACCCAAATATCAG ATGGAGTCGATTCAAGCACCACATGCTGGAAATACTGCACCATAGTGACATAAGGGGCATCGCATTCAGGAAACCTAATGATTCCATATACACCTTCCCAATGCCTGATTGCATGTGCCAACAAGATGGAATATGA